The following coding sequences are from one Musa acuminata AAA Group cultivar baxijiao chromosome BXJ2-4, Cavendish_Baxijiao_AAA, whole genome shotgun sequence window:
- the LOC103974267 gene encoding aspartyl protease family protein 1 encodes MASSPVRDGRRLVALRLVLAAAILVEADAVGLELHHRFSIRVREWAEAQAVAGAWWPEKGTAEYYTSLAHHDRALRGRFLAAANYSQLAFAAEGNATFQISSLGFLYYAFVELGTPKQEFLVALDTGSHLLWVPCDCLQCAPTYDPNAYGVNMTFNIYSPSNSSTSRKLLCSDSMCQTTCTGAGSNCPYGVTYADNSSTSGVLVEDTLYLVAEDTSARVVEAPIVFGCGRNQTGSFLGGGAPDGLLGLAMGKIAVPSVLASRGLIPDSFSMCFGDDGIGRLDFGDKGSKQQQETPLHRSDLYVIGLTGMAVGNSAMAASFRAFVDSGTSFTYLSEPMYTSLAQTFDSQVPEKRRPPNPNLPFDYCYDLSPSQKSVSFPEIYFTTQGGSRFPASDPLIMIYVQGVPSMYCLAVINSTFGFNIIGENFMAGLRVVFDRERLVLGWENSDCYSSTNNMSRSSPVSLRSPTSAPVAAPPAEPGGSPPRRSDSSRLSAMRSPFLVVMSLLSMAIL; translated from the exons ATGGCGTCCTCCCCCGTCCGCGACGGCCGCCGCCTCGTGGCCCTCCGGCTCGTCCTCGCCGCCGCGATCCTGGTCGAGGCCGACGCGGTCGGCCTCGAGCTGCACCACCGCTTCTCCATCCGCGTACGGGAATGGGCCGAGGCCCAAGCCGTAGCCGGCGCGTGGTGGCCGGAAAAGGGCACCGCGGAGTACTACACCTCTCTCGCCCACCACGACCGCGCCCTCCGCGGCCGCTTCCTCGCTGCAGCCAACTACTCCCAGCTCGCCTTTGCCGCCGAGGGCAACGCCACCTTCCAAATCAGCTCCCTGGGATT CTTGTACTACGCCTTCGTGGAACTCGGGACGCCGAAGCAGGAGTTCCTGGTGGCGCTGGACACAGGGAGCCACCTCCTCTGGGTGCCCTGCGATTGCCTGCAGTGTGCTCCCACCTACGACCCCAACGCATACGGG GTCAACATGACGTTCAACATCTACAGCCCCAGCAATTCCTCAACGAGCCGCAAGCTTCTCTGCAGTGACAGCATGTGCCAGACCACTTGCACCGGAGCAGGCAGCAACTGCCCTTACGGCGTCACCTACGCTGATAACAGCTCGACCTCCGGCGTGCTGGTCGAGGACACGCTGTACCTGGTTGCAGAGGACACGTCCGCTCGCGTCGTCGAAGCACCGATCGTGTTCGG GTGCGGGAGGAATCAGACCGGCTCGTTCCTCGGCGGCGGAGCTCCCGACGGCCTGCTCGGGCTCGCCATGGGGAAGATCGCGGTGCCCAGCGTCTTAGCGAGCCGTGGACTCATCCCAGACTCGTTCTCCATGTGCTTCGGAGATGACGGCATCGGCAGGCTGGATTTTGGAGACAAAGGCAGCAAACAACAACAGGAAACGCCGCTCCATCGCAG CGATCTCTACGTCATCGGCTTAACTGGAATGGCAGTAGGGAACAGTGCCATGGCGGCATCGTTCAGGGCCTTCGTCGACTCGGGGACCTCCTTCACATATCTCAGCGAGCCGATGTACACCAGCCTTGCCCAGACT TTTGACTCGCAAGTCCCGGAGAAACGGCGCCCACCCAATCCAAATCTTCCCTTCGATTACTGCTACGATCTGAG TCCATCTCAAAAATCGGTGTCGTTTCCTGAAATCTACTTCACGACACAAGGTGGAAGCAGATTTCCTGCCAGCGATCCATTGATTATGATCTACGTGCAG GGAGTTCCATCCATGTATTGCCTGGCTGTAATCAATAGCACCTTCGGATTCAACATCATCGGGG AGAACTTCATGGCGGGCCTTCGCGTCGTCTTCGACCGCGAGCGACTGGTTTTGGGCTGGGAGAACTCCGATT GCTACAGCTCCACCAACAACATGTCCAGATCATCTCCTGTTTCTCTGCGGTCTCCAACGTCGGCACCCGTCGCTGCGCCGCCAGCAGAACCCGGAGGCTCTCCTCCTCGGCGCAGCGACTCGTCGCGCTTGAGTGCCATGAGAAGCCCCTTCTTGGTGGTGATGTCTCTGCTCTCCATGGCCATCCTCTGA
- the LOC135610104 gene encoding aspartyl protease family protein 1-like, translated as MAGSLHPFHHRYLLFLFIIIGAASTVTVAAALSLDLHHRFSDRVRKWEEDHGLPGAWWPEKGTAEYAAALAPHDRVLHRRSLADGSVLTFANGNATFWIDLPGFLYYAVVELGTPNMTILVALDTGSSLFWVPCSLTPVNNLEGIYSPGQSSTSQNVPCNSSFCDLRSKCSGANSNCPYFVRYADDSSSLGILVEDVLYLRREDATSKTVEAQITFGCSEYVEGMNMALPYGIFGLGMGNTSVPSILSSKGIILDSFSMCFGVDGIGRINFGDKGSLDQEETPFNIDNRGFYNISITGMEVGNTSIDSDFSVIVDSGTSFTYLPDPVYTKFTESFNAQVQENRHKPDNSLPFEFCYNSSSRYSFQRPNISLIAKGGSKFPVSHPMLMFIERQQNVYICCLAVFKSRGFNIIGQNFMTGLRVVFDREKLSLGWKKFDCYSTENSSTRPLQNLSPAPSPGVAFEPSTSAEAPNPRSNHTQVVQTPRNRSSRSNSKISIIMSLLFFWAVL; from the exons ATGGCCGGGAGTCTCCACCCCTTCCACCACCGCTACCTCCTCTTTCTCTTCATCATCATCGGCGCGGCCTCGACCGTAACCGTCGCGGCCGCACTCAGCCTCGACTTACACCACCGCTTCTCCGACCGCGTGAGGAAGTGGGAGGAGGACCACGGGCTCCCTGGCGCATGGTGGCCGGAGAAGGGCACCGCCGAGTACGCCGCCGCCCTCGCCCCCCACGACCGCGTCCTTCACCGCCGCTCCCTCGCCGATGGCTCGGTGCTTACCTTCGCTAATGGCAACGCCACCTTCTGGATCGACCTCCCAGGATT CTTATACTATGCGGTCGTTGAGCTGGGGACTCCAAACATGACGATTTTGGTGGCTCTGGACACGGGTAGCTCTCTCTTTTGGGTTCCATGTTCACTGACTCCA GTTAACAATTTGGAGGGTATCTATAGTCCTGGTCAATCATCAACCAGCCAAAATGTTCCCTGCAACAGTAGCTTCTGCGACCTCCGGAGCAAGTGTTCTGGAGCAAACAGTAATTGCCCTTATTTTGTTCGATATGCTGATGATAGTTCATCTTTGGGCATTTTGGTTGAGGACGTCTTATACTTGAGAAGAGAAGATGCTACTTCCAAAACTGTTGAAGCGCAGATCACATTTGG GTGCAGTGAGTATGTGGAAGGTATGAACATGGCATTACCCTAtggtatctttgggcttggtatgGGAAATACTTCTGTGCCTAGCATTTTGTCAAGTAAAGGAATCATATTAGACTCTTTTTCCATGTGTTTTGGAGTTGATGGGATCGGGAGAATCAATTTTGGAGATAAAGGTAGCTTAGACCAAGAAGAGACACCATTTAATATTGACAACAGAGG CTTTTATAATATCAGCATAACCGGAATGGAAGTGGGCAATACTTCAATTGATTCAGATTTTAGCGTTATAGTTGATTCTGGCACCTCGTTCACATACTTACCTGATCCAGTTTATACAAAATTCACTGAAAGT TTCAATGCACAGGTACAGGAGAACCGACACAAACCTGATAATAGTCTACCTTTTGAGTTTTGTTATAATTCAAG CTCAAGATATAGTTTTCAGCGGCCTAATATAAGTCTAATAGCAAAAGGTGGAAGCAAGTTTCCTGTCAGTCATCCGATGCTAATGTTCATAGAG AGGCAgcaaaatgtatatatatgttgccTGGCAGTTTTCAAGAGTCGTGGATTTAATATAATCGGGC aAAATTTCATGACAGGCCTCCGCGTTGTCTTTGACCGAGAGAAGCTGAGTTTGGGTTGGAAGAAATTTGATT GTTATAGTACTGAAAATTCCAGCACTAGGCCTCTTCAAAATCTCTCTCCTGCACCTTCCCCAGGAGTAGCCTTTGAACCAAGCACTTCTGCAGAAGCCCCAAATCCAAGGAGCAACCATACTCAAGTTGTACAGACACCTCGTAATCGTTCATCACGTTCGAACTCTAAGATCAGTATCATCATGTCTCTTCTATTCTTCTGGGCGGTTCTCTGA